The proteins below are encoded in one region of Eulemur rufifrons isolate Redbay chromosome 2, OSU_ERuf_1, whole genome shotgun sequence:
- the AREL1 gene encoding apoptosis-resistant E3 ubiquitin protein ligase 1 isoform X2, which produces MFYVIGGITVSVVAFFFTIKFLFELAARVVSFLQNEDRERRGDRTIYDYVRGNYLDPRSCKVSWDWKDPYELFYKNGQPFPAHRPVGLRVHISHVELAVEIPVTQEVLQEPNSNVVKVAFTVRKAGRYEITVKLGGLNVAYSPYYKIFQPGMVVPSKTKIVCHFSTLVLTCGQPHTLQIVPRDEYDNPTNNSTSLRDEHNYSLSIHELGPQEEESTGVSFEKSVTSNRQTCQVFLRLTLHSRGCFRACISYQNQPINNGEFDIIVLSENERNIVERNVSTSGVSIYFEAYLYNATNCTSTPWHLPPMHMSSSQRRPSTAIEEEDEDSPSECHTPEKVKKPKKVYCYVSPKQFSVKEFYLKIIPWRLYTFRVCPGTKFSYLGPDPVHKLLTLVVDDGIQPPVELSCKERNILAATFIRSLHKNIGGSETFQDKVNFFQRELRQVHMKRPHSKVTLKVSRHALLESSLKATRNFSISDWSKNFEVVFQDEEALDWGGPRREWFELICKALFDTTNQLFTRFSDNNQALVHPNPNRPAHLRLKMYEFAGRLVGKCLYESSLGGAYKQLVRARFTRSFLAQIIGLRMHYKYFETDDPEFYKSKVCFILNNDMSEMELVFAEEKYNKSGQLDKVVELMTGGAQTPVTNANKIFYLNLLAQYRLASQVKEEVEHFLKGLNELVPENLLAIFDENELELLMCGTGDISVSDFKAHAVIVGGSWHFREKVMRWFWTVVSSLTQEELARLLQFTTGSSQLPPGGFAALCPSFQIIAAPTHSTLPTAHTCFNQLCLPTYDSYEEVHRMLQLAISEGCEGFGML; this is translated from the exons ATGTTTTACGTTATTG GTGGAATCACAGTATCTGTGGTTGCATTCTTCTTCACAATTAAGTTCCTCTTTGAGCTTGCCGCACGTGTAGTCAGCTTCCTCCAGAATGAGGACCGTGAGCGCCGAGGGGACCGGACTATTTATGACTACGTGCGGGGAAATTACCTGGACCCCCGGTCTTGCAAAGTCTCCTGGGATTGGAAGGACCCCTATGAG TTATTCTATAAGAACGGACAGCCTTTCCCTGCACATCGCCCTGTGGGACTAAGAGTTCACATCTCTCATGTTGAGCTAGCAGTGGAGATTCCAGTGACTCAGGAAGTCCTTCAGGAGCCCAATTCCAACGTGGTAAAGGTGGCCTTCACTGTGCGCAAGGCTGGGCGTTACGAAATCACAGTGAAGCTTGGTGGATTAAATGTGGCCTATAGTCCTTACTACAAAATTTTCCAgcctg GAATGGTGGTTCCTTCCAAGACCAAAATTGTGTGCCATTTTTCTACTCTTGTGTTGACCTGTGGGCAGCCACACACCCTTCAAATAGTGCCCCGAGATGAGTATGACAACCCTACCAacaattccacatctttgagagaTGAGCACAATTACAGTTTGTCCATTCATGAG CTCGGCCCTCAAGAAGAAGAGAGTACTGGTGTCTCATTTGAGAAGTCAGTGACATCCAACAGGCAGACTTGCCAGGTGTTCTTGCGACTCACCCTGCATTCTCGTGGCTGCTTTCGTGCCTGCATTTCATACCAAAATCAGCCAATCAATAATGGCGAATTTGACATCATTGTCCTAAGTG AGAATGAGAGGAATATTGTCGAACGCAACGTGTCCACCTCAGGTGTGAGCATTTACTTTGAGGCCTATCTTTATAATGCTACCAACTGTACCAGCACTCCGTGGCACCTTCCACCCATGCACATGAGCTCTTCCCAGCGCCGGCCCTCCACTGCTAttgaggaggaagatgaagactcACCCTCTGAGTGCCACACCCCCGAGAAAGTGAAGAAACCGAAGAAGGTGTACTGCTACGTGTCACCAAAG CAATTCTCAGTGAAGGAGTTCTACCTGAAAATCATTCCCTGGCGCCTTTACACCTTCCGAGTGTGCCCAGGAACAAAA ttTTCATACCTTGGCCCTGACCCTGTCCATAAGCTGCTCACATTGGTAGTAGATGATGGCATTCAGCCTCCTGTGGAGCTCAGCTGTAAGGAGAGGAACATTCTAGCTGCCACTTTCATCCGCTCCCTGCATAAGAACATAG GAGGCTCTGAGACCTTTCAGGACAAGGTGAACTTTTTCCAGCGAGAGCTTCGGCAGGTACATATGAAAAGACCACATTCCAAAGTCACCCTGAAGGTCAGCAGACACGCCTTATTGGAATCG TCTCTGAAAGCCACTCGGAATTTCTCCATCTCAGATTGGAGCAAGAACTTTGAAGTGGTTTTCCAGGATGAAGAAG ctCTGGACTGGGGAGGGCCTCGCCGGGAATGGTTTGAGCTCATCTGCAAAGCCCTATTTGACACCACCAATCAGCTCTTCACCCGGTTCAGTGACAACAACCAAGCATTA GTGCATCCCAATCCTAATCGCCCAGCTCATCTGCGTCTGAAGATGTATGAGTTCGCAGGGCGGCTCGTGGGCAAGTGTCTTTATGAGTCCTCTCTAGGAGGAGCCTACAAGCAGTTGGTCCGAGCTCGCTTCACCCGTTCTTTCCTGGCCCAAATCATAGGACTACGTATGCATTACAAG TACTTTGAAACGGATGACCCAGAATTCTACAAATCTAAAGTTTGTTTTATCCTCAACAATGACATGAGTGAGATGGAGCTGGTCTTTGCAGAAGAGAAATATAACAAATCAGGTCAATTGGATAAG GTTGTGGAACTCATGACAGGCGGAGCCCAAACCCCAGTAACCAATGCAAATAAAATCTTCTATTTAAATTTACTGGCCCAATATCGGCTGGCCAGTCAAGTGAAAGAGGAAGTGGAACATTTCCTAAAAG GCCTGAATGAGTTGGTCCCTGAGAACCTTTTGGCGATTTTTGATGAAAATGAACTTGAG CTGCTGATGTGTGGGACTGGAGACATCAGtgtgtctgacttcaaagcccatgCAGTAATTGTTGGTGGCTCGTGGCATTTCAGAGAAAAG GTCATGAGGTGGTTTTGGACTGTGGTTTCCAGTTTGACCCAGGAGGAGTTGGCTCGGCTACTTCAGTTCACAACAGGCTCCTCTCAGCTACCACCTGGAGGCTTTGCCGCCCTCTGTCCCTCATTTCAGATTATTGCTGCTCCAACCCATAGCACGCTACCTACTGCACACACGTG TTTTAACCAGCTGTGCCTCCCTACGTATGACTCCTATGAAGAGGTGCACAGGATGCTGCAGCTGGCCATCAGCGAGGGTTGTGAGGGCTTTGGCATGCTCTGA
- the AREL1 gene encoding apoptosis-resistant E3 ubiquitin protein ligase 1 isoform X1 encodes MFYVIGGITVSVVAFFFTIKFLFELAARVVSFLQNEDRERRGDRTIYDYVRGNYLDPRSCKVSWDWKDPYEVGHSMAFRVHLFYKNGQPFPAHRPVGLRVHISHVELAVEIPVTQEVLQEPNSNVVKVAFTVRKAGRYEITVKLGGLNVAYSPYYKIFQPGMVVPSKTKIVCHFSTLVLTCGQPHTLQIVPRDEYDNPTNNSTSLRDEHNYSLSIHELGPQEEESTGVSFEKSVTSNRQTCQVFLRLTLHSRGCFRACISYQNQPINNGEFDIIVLSENERNIVERNVSTSGVSIYFEAYLYNATNCTSTPWHLPPMHMSSSQRRPSTAIEEEDEDSPSECHTPEKVKKPKKVYCYVSPKQFSVKEFYLKIIPWRLYTFRVCPGTKFSYLGPDPVHKLLTLVVDDGIQPPVELSCKERNILAATFIRSLHKNIGGSETFQDKVNFFQRELRQVHMKRPHSKVTLKVSRHALLESSLKATRNFSISDWSKNFEVVFQDEEALDWGGPRREWFELICKALFDTTNQLFTRFSDNNQALVHPNPNRPAHLRLKMYEFAGRLVGKCLYESSLGGAYKQLVRARFTRSFLAQIIGLRMHYKYFETDDPEFYKSKVCFILNNDMSEMELVFAEEKYNKSGQLDKVVELMTGGAQTPVTNANKIFYLNLLAQYRLASQVKEEVEHFLKGLNELVPENLLAIFDENELELLMCGTGDISVSDFKAHAVIVGGSWHFREKVMRWFWTVVSSLTQEELARLLQFTTGSSQLPPGGFAALCPSFQIIAAPTHSTLPTAHTCFNQLCLPTYDSYEEVHRMLQLAISEGCEGFGML; translated from the exons ATGTTTTACGTTATTG GTGGAATCACAGTATCTGTGGTTGCATTCTTCTTCACAATTAAGTTCCTCTTTGAGCTTGCCGCACGTGTAGTCAGCTTCCTCCAGAATGAGGACCGTGAGCGCCGAGGGGACCGGACTATTTATGACTACGTGCGGGGAAATTACCTGGACCCCCGGTCTTGCAAAGTCTCCTGGGATTGGAAGGACCCCTATGAGGTGGGCCACAGCATGGCCTTCCGAGTGCAT TTATTCTATAAGAACGGACAGCCTTTCCCTGCACATCGCCCTGTGGGACTAAGAGTTCACATCTCTCATGTTGAGCTAGCAGTGGAGATTCCAGTGACTCAGGAAGTCCTTCAGGAGCCCAATTCCAACGTGGTAAAGGTGGCCTTCACTGTGCGCAAGGCTGGGCGTTACGAAATCACAGTGAAGCTTGGTGGATTAAATGTGGCCTATAGTCCTTACTACAAAATTTTCCAgcctg GAATGGTGGTTCCTTCCAAGACCAAAATTGTGTGCCATTTTTCTACTCTTGTGTTGACCTGTGGGCAGCCACACACCCTTCAAATAGTGCCCCGAGATGAGTATGACAACCCTACCAacaattccacatctttgagagaTGAGCACAATTACAGTTTGTCCATTCATGAG CTCGGCCCTCAAGAAGAAGAGAGTACTGGTGTCTCATTTGAGAAGTCAGTGACATCCAACAGGCAGACTTGCCAGGTGTTCTTGCGACTCACCCTGCATTCTCGTGGCTGCTTTCGTGCCTGCATTTCATACCAAAATCAGCCAATCAATAATGGCGAATTTGACATCATTGTCCTAAGTG AGAATGAGAGGAATATTGTCGAACGCAACGTGTCCACCTCAGGTGTGAGCATTTACTTTGAGGCCTATCTTTATAATGCTACCAACTGTACCAGCACTCCGTGGCACCTTCCACCCATGCACATGAGCTCTTCCCAGCGCCGGCCCTCCACTGCTAttgaggaggaagatgaagactcACCCTCTGAGTGCCACACCCCCGAGAAAGTGAAGAAACCGAAGAAGGTGTACTGCTACGTGTCACCAAAG CAATTCTCAGTGAAGGAGTTCTACCTGAAAATCATTCCCTGGCGCCTTTACACCTTCCGAGTGTGCCCAGGAACAAAA ttTTCATACCTTGGCCCTGACCCTGTCCATAAGCTGCTCACATTGGTAGTAGATGATGGCATTCAGCCTCCTGTGGAGCTCAGCTGTAAGGAGAGGAACATTCTAGCTGCCACTTTCATCCGCTCCCTGCATAAGAACATAG GAGGCTCTGAGACCTTTCAGGACAAGGTGAACTTTTTCCAGCGAGAGCTTCGGCAGGTACATATGAAAAGACCACATTCCAAAGTCACCCTGAAGGTCAGCAGACACGCCTTATTGGAATCG TCTCTGAAAGCCACTCGGAATTTCTCCATCTCAGATTGGAGCAAGAACTTTGAAGTGGTTTTCCAGGATGAAGAAG ctCTGGACTGGGGAGGGCCTCGCCGGGAATGGTTTGAGCTCATCTGCAAAGCCCTATTTGACACCACCAATCAGCTCTTCACCCGGTTCAGTGACAACAACCAAGCATTA GTGCATCCCAATCCTAATCGCCCAGCTCATCTGCGTCTGAAGATGTATGAGTTCGCAGGGCGGCTCGTGGGCAAGTGTCTTTATGAGTCCTCTCTAGGAGGAGCCTACAAGCAGTTGGTCCGAGCTCGCTTCACCCGTTCTTTCCTGGCCCAAATCATAGGACTACGTATGCATTACAAG TACTTTGAAACGGATGACCCAGAATTCTACAAATCTAAAGTTTGTTTTATCCTCAACAATGACATGAGTGAGATGGAGCTGGTCTTTGCAGAAGAGAAATATAACAAATCAGGTCAATTGGATAAG GTTGTGGAACTCATGACAGGCGGAGCCCAAACCCCAGTAACCAATGCAAATAAAATCTTCTATTTAAATTTACTGGCCCAATATCGGCTGGCCAGTCAAGTGAAAGAGGAAGTGGAACATTTCCTAAAAG GCCTGAATGAGTTGGTCCCTGAGAACCTTTTGGCGATTTTTGATGAAAATGAACTTGAG CTGCTGATGTGTGGGACTGGAGACATCAGtgtgtctgacttcaaagcccatgCAGTAATTGTTGGTGGCTCGTGGCATTTCAGAGAAAAG GTCATGAGGTGGTTTTGGACTGTGGTTTCCAGTTTGACCCAGGAGGAGTTGGCTCGGCTACTTCAGTTCACAACAGGCTCCTCTCAGCTACCACCTGGAGGCTTTGCCGCCCTCTGTCCCTCATTTCAGATTATTGCTGCTCCAACCCATAGCACGCTACCTACTGCACACACGTG TTTTAACCAGCTGTGCCTCCCTACGTATGACTCCTATGAAGAGGTGCACAGGATGCTGCAGCTGGCCATCAGCGAGGGTTGTGAGGGCTTTGGCATGCTCTGA